The DNA segment AAAGTATCAAATAATTCAAAAATTGATATAAATATAGGAACTTCACTAGGAAATTTAGAAAATAAAATTCCTTTAACAAATAATAAAAATATTGTAATAGGCTATGAATATACCTTCAAGCATTACACAGTCGATAAAGGTTATATTGAAGTAAGAGTAGATAATAAACTTTATGACTCTAAAGTTTACGTAAAATAATTTTTACCATTTTCTAAAATTTATTAGAAAAATAGCATTAAAATAGCATTATTTAAGTTTAGAAGTTGTATTATTCCAAAGATCAAGAGGTTTTATTTTTATACTTATCTCTCCTTAGTTAAAAAATGTTTCATTTTTTGGATAAAACCTCGATCAAAAAGGTCGTTCTCTCCGATTGAGTTTTATTTTGTATTTTTTTCATATTTTTTTGATAAAACTCAACAAAAAAAGGGAAAGTTTAAAACTTTCCCTTTTTTATTTTCTATAGAAAAAAACGATTTCGTAAATTTTAATCGGGCTAAAACCTTTATCTTAAATAAGGTTTTAGTACTTCTGGAATAGTAACACTTCCATCTTCATTTTGATAATTTTCCATAATAGCTAAAAGAGTTCTTCCAACTGCTAAACTAGAACCATTTAAAGTATGTGCAAAAATATTTTTCTTATCATCTTTATATCTTATTTTTGCTCGTCTTGCTTGAAAATCTCTTGTATTAGAAATAGAAGAAATTTCTCTAAATTTATTTTGACCAGGGAGCCAAACTTCTAAATCTATTGTAACGGCTGCACTAAACCCTAAATCTCCTGTACAAAGTTGAACTTTTTGGTGACAAAGCTCTAATGAACTTAATAAATCACTAGCACACTGAACCATTTTCTCAAAAATCTCATCAGATTGCTCTTGTGAAGTAATAGCAACCATTTCAACTTTATCGAACTGATGTTGTCTTATAAGCCCTCTTGTATCACGCCCTGCACTACCAGCTTCTTTTCTAAAACAAGGAGTATAAGATGTAAGAAGTAAAGGCAATTCACTTTTAGATAGAATTTCATCATTATATAAATTTGTAAGACTTACTTCCGCAGTTGGAATTAAATATAAATCTTCACCCTCAATTTTAAATAAATCATCTGCAAATTTTGGAAGTTGTCCTGTTCCTAAAAGTGTATTAGTATTTGCCATGAAAGGAACATACCATTCATTAAATCCTCTTTGTCTGTTAAAATCAAGCATATAATTTATTAAAGCTCTTTCAAGTCTTGCCCCATCACCTTTAATTGCTGTAAATCTTGATTTTGCAAGCTTAACACCTCTTTCAAAATCTAACCAATCACACTCTAAATCCCAATGTTCTTTTGGCGTAAAACTAAAAGTTGGTTTTGTTCCAACAACTTCTAAAACTACATTCTCATTTTCATCTGCACCAACAGGAACAGATTCATCAGGCATATTTGGAAGACCTAAAACTATAGAAGATAAATCTTCTTCTAAAGCTCTAACTTCTTCCTCTAACTCTTGTTTTTTATTTTTTAAACTATTTATTTTATCTTGTAGAGGTATTACATCAAGATTTTCTTTTTTATATCTTCCAAACTCTTTTGATAAAAGATTTTGTTCTGCTGTTGTATCTTCCATCTCTTGTCTTTTATATTTTGTGTTTAAAGCTAAAGTTTTAAGATTTTCTAAAACTTCATTAGAAACACCTTTTTTTTCTAAAGAAAGACTAGTCTTTTCAAAATCATTTTGTAATAATTTTATATCTATCATATTAACTCTTTATCTAAAATTTTTGCCGATTATATCTAAAAAACATACCATACAAACTGAAATTGTTTTT comes from the Aliarcobacter cibarius genome and includes:
- the serS gene encoding serine--tRNA ligase → MIDIKLLQNDFEKTSLSLEKKGVSNEVLENLKTLALNTKYKRQEMEDTTAEQNLLSKEFGRYKKENLDVIPLQDKINSLKNKKQELEEEVRALEEDLSSIVLGLPNMPDESVPVGADENENVVLEVVGTKPTFSFTPKEHWDLECDWLDFERGVKLAKSRFTAIKGDGARLERALINYMLDFNRQRGFNEWYVPFMANTNTLLGTGQLPKFADDLFKIEGEDLYLIPTAEVSLTNLYNDEILSKSELPLLLTSYTPCFRKEAGSAGRDTRGLIRQHQFDKVEMVAITSQEQSDEIFEKMVQCASDLLSSLELCHQKVQLCTGDLGFSAAVTIDLEVWLPGQNKFREISSISNTRDFQARRAKIRYKDDKKNIFAHTLNGSSLAVGRTLLAIMENYQNEDGSVTIPEVLKPYLR